In Bacteroidota bacterium, the genomic stretch CTCGATGCCGGTCCCCTCGGTGATCCAGTGAGTGCACACGTCGTGGCGGTAGCGGATGCCCATCACGTTGACGGCCGTGAGCCGGGGCACCGCGGCCCCGTCGCCCGACGTGTCGGCGGCGAAGGCGTAGTTGAGGCGAATCGCCTTCTCGGCCGTCGGGTGCTGCCAGTAGAGCGTGCGCTCGTGCTCGGGGAGCGTGGTCTGGAGGCGGCCGTAGACCTGCCACTCGAGGTCGAAGAACTTGGCCGAGTTGAAGAACACGCCCGGCGCGTAAGGCCGCACCCGGTCCGTGATCCCGAAGGCGGCCGTCGCGCCCTGCTCGCGGCCCGCGTACCACAGCGGTTCGAGCGGCGGCCGCTCGGGCGGCGGCGTCCGGTGCTGTGCGCAGTCGCCGGCGGCGAACACGCCCGGCACGTTCGTCTCCATGTACCGGTCGACGAGGATGCCCCGGTCAGTCTCGATCCCGGAGCCTTCGAGAAACCTGATGTTCGGGGCCACGCCGATCGCGATGCCGACCCACTGCGCCCCGACCTCGTCGCCGTGATTGGTGCGCACGGCGCGGACGCGGCCCGCGTCGTCCGTCAGCACCTCGGCCAGTTCGGTCTTCAGCCGGAGGTCGATCCCGCGCGCGCGGATGTGGTCGTTCACCATCCGCCCTTCCTCTTCGGGAAGCGCCGCCGGGAGGTACCAGTCGCTGCGTACGAGCAGCGTCACGCCGATCTCGCGCGTGTGGAGCATCTCCGCCAGTTCGACGCCGATCAGCCCGCCGCCGACCACAACCGCGTGCTGCACCCCGGCCGTGTCGGCCTCCATCCGGTCGAGGTCCTGCATGCTGTAGAAGCCCTGCACGCCGCGCGCGTCCTCGCCCGGCCAGCCCGCGAAGCGCGGCACCGAACCCGTCGCCAGGAGCAGCTTGTCGAAGCGCAGCGTGCCGCCGGACCGGAGATGCAGGCACCTAGCGTCGGTATCGACCCGCTCGACGTAGTCGCGGAGCAGGTCGATCCGGTTCTTTTTCCAGAACCCGTCTTCGTAGGGCTTAGTGTGGGTGTAGGTCATGTCGCCCATGTAGATGTACATGAGCGCCGTGCGCGAGTAGAAGTGGTCGGTCTCGGCGGAGATGACCGTGATCCGGGCCCCGGCGTCCAGCTTGCGCACATGGCGCGCCGCAGTGATTCCGGCGATTCCGTTCCCGATGATGACGAGGTCCATAAGCAGGCAACGCGCGGTGGGTGATGCTTCTGCGGAGCATACTGTCTTTAGCCTAACATACACCAGCGCACCTCCTTAGGGTATCACGAACGCATCAAGGGACGTCACGAAGAGGTCAAGTCGCCCGGCCGCGGACCTCATTATCATCGGTCAGCCGCCTCCCGCATCTAGCGAGGGGCTGCCGAACCAGAGCCGCCTGCTGCCTATCTTCGGCTCCCGACTCTCGACCCCGGACTTCCGCCTCTCATGGTCTATGGCATCACCGGCAACACGAACAAGGAGAAGCTCTGGCAGCCCGCTGCCGACCTGATCCGCTGGCTCCAGAGCGAGGGCCTCCCCTTCTGCCTCGACCGGCGCGTCGCAGCCGGCCTCGCCGAGCGCGGCCTGATCGCCTCAGCCACCGCCGGGGCGTGCCGCACCGACGACCTCGCCGAGACCTCTGACCTCGTCCTCTCGTTCGGGGGCGACGGGACGCTGCTCAATGCGGCCCACCAGATTGGCACGCGCGAGACGCCGGTCCTCGGGGTCAACATCGGGCGGCTCGGGTTTCTGACGAGCGCCGAGGTGGCGGAGGCCGAGCAGGCCATCCGGCAGATCGAGGCCGGGCTGCACGAGGTCGAGGAGCGCGAGGTGCTGGAAGCGACGGTCGACGGCCGGGCGGACCCGCCGCGCTGGGCGCTCAACGACTTCGTCGTCGCCAAGAGCGGCTCTGCCTCGATGATCGACGTGCAGGTCCACGTCGACGGCTACTACCTCAACGACTACTGGGCCGACGGCCTCATCGTCGCCACGCCGACCGGCTCGACGGCCTACTCGCTCGCCGCGGGCGGCCCGCTCCTCGCACCCGACTCCGGCGCGCTCGTCCTCACCCCGATTGCCCCGCACACGCTCACCACACGGCCCATCGTTTTCCCCGGCCGCGTCGAGGTCACCCTCCGCGTCACCTCCCGCGCCGCGTCGTTCCTCCTCGCCCACGACGGCACGAGCGACCTCATCGAGTGCCCCGAGGCCGGCGAGGGCGGCGTCGAGATCACCGTGCGCCAGGCCGCTCACCGCGTCCGGCTCGTCCGGCTGCCAGGGCGGGGCTACTTCCAGACGATCCGCGACAAGCTCTCCTGGGGCCAGCGCTGAGCTGCTCCGCGAACGAGCACACCACGGGAAAGCGGCGGCCGGGGAGGTCCCCAACCGCCGCTCCAGGCTTCGACGCCTTCGGTGCTGCGTCTAGCGCGTCAGGCTGAGCTGGCCCGAGGTCAGCTGCGTGCCGGCCCGGAGCTGCCACACGTAGACACCCGAGGCGAGGTCCCGCGCGTCGAACGTCGCTGTGTGCACGCCGGCCTCCTGCGTGCCTTCGGCGAGCGTGGCGATCTGACGGCCGCGCATGTCGTAGATGACGAGGCGCACGTCGGTGGCCTCATCGAGGGTGTAGCTGATGCGTGCTTCGTCGGGCGTCGGGTTCGGGTAGACCGAGACACCGAGCGCTTCGGCCGTGGCGGCGGCTTCGAGGCGGGACGCCTCCGTCATGCCGGCCGTAGCCGGGCCGTTGGGCACCGGCTCACCTGGACGCGCCAGCGGGCACGGCCCCGACGTAAGCGAGCCGGTGAAGCCGCCCGTAGTGCCGGCGCTGCTGACCCAGTCGCCGCTGTAGGTGAACGGGAACGACCCACCCGCGACGTTTCCGTTGTACACGAACCAGTCCGTTCCGCCCTGCGACGCGTCGAGGTTGATCGCCGTCAGGACGTGGTGCCGGATCGTTGTGTTGCTCTGCCCACGACCGCCGGCAACGACTCCACCAGCAGCGTAGACATTGTCGATAGTGCCCACGATGAGGTCAGTCGCGTTGTTGTTGACGACGATCTCCCACTGGTAGTTGAAGTTGTCGACGAAGCAGAAGGTGCCGGTCTGCGCTGTGGCGCTCGTGCCCGCGAGGGCGAACGCGGCAGCGAACAGGAAGAGGTAAAACGTTTTCATGAGTACGGGAAGTTGAGGTAAAAGAGGTTGCGAGCTAGACGGCGGAGCTTCCTAGCGGTCGCTGGTGAGCGTTGCCGGAGCCGACGCCGGGCCGCCGGGGACAGGCTCCGCCTGGCGCGCGAACGGGCACGGGCCCTGCACGAGTGGGCCGCTGAAGGTGCCCGTCGAGCCGATGCTGTTGGTCCAGTCGCCGCTGAAGGTGAACGGGAACGAGCCGCCCGTCACCGTACCGTTGTAGGTGAACCAGTCCACGTTGCCGTTGCCGTCGGTGTCTCCGGGGTCATCGGCGAGGTCAGGGTTGATCGCTGTCAGGTTGTGGTGCCGAATCGTCGAGCTGGCCTGCCCGCGACCGCCAACGGAGGCATACAGCTGGCCGTTGAAGTCGCCCACCGACGCCTCGCCGACAATGAGGTCGGTGGCGTTGTTGTTGACGACCACCTCCCACTGGTAGCCGAAGTTGTCGGAGAAGCAGAACGTCCCGGTCTGTGCCTGCGCGCCGGGGGCCGCCGCGAACGCGAACGCTGCGGCAACGATGAAGAGATAGAACGTCTTCATGGGTTGAAGGGGGTCTGGGTGTATGAAGGAAAAAGCGGAAGCCTCGAAGTCTCGTTCCCGCATCCACGGCCACACTGCTTGCCCCGAGCACCCCGCTACCTACTATTCGAAATTTTGGGGCCTAGAGGGTCATTCCGGTAAATTTTTTTTCTATAGGGTCCTATTTTCGCTACGTCTCAGGCCTATAAATATCAAATACAGCCATGAGGCGGTCTTACGGGACATGTCGGCACAGAGCAAAAAAGCCGAAGCGCCTTGCGTGATCCTTCCGCAAGGCGCTTCGGCTGTTCCCTGGAGTGCCTGCCACACAGGCACCTACGCTCTAGCCTGGGCGGTCCGGACGGGACTCGAACCCGCGACCTCCGGCGTGACAGGCCGGCGTTCTAACCAACTGAACTACCGGACCGGCTCGGGCACCTTGCTGCGCGGCCCGAAGACGACTAAAGCGACTGCGTAGTATACCCCTCCCGACCGAACCGGAGCAAGAGCGGCCCACCTGCTCACACGATTTTTATGGACCCGCTCGTCCCCACGCAACGCGGGCTCCGAGGGTGGTCCCCGGAGCCCGCGTCACATCTGGAGGCTGCGTGCACACTACGGCTTGCCGCCGTCGTTGAACTCGCAGAGTTCAAACTCAGTGGTCGGGCACTGGTTGATCGAGTTGAGCCCTTCCTCGATCACGTTGCCGTCCACGTCGAACGACTGGTCGCCCGTGAAGGGGTCGCCCAGCGTCGCCGTGATCGCGGCCACGTCGCCGTACTCGGTGAGCTTGGGTGCGCTGTAGGTCTTCATGAAGAGGTACCTCGTAAAGGGTTGATGTAAGCGTGCTGCGAAGCCCTGCTCTACCAGAAGTCCACCCAACGCACCCCCGACCTCATTGACGGGCTGCATTGTCGCAGCAACGTTACACGCGCCGCCCCAACGTCCGCTTTCTCAGCAGAAAACGGCTGTTCCCCGCGCGGTGTCTCACAACGTGCGGCCCGCTATCTCACGATGGTAGACCGCGCTACCCCGAGAACATTATACCGCCTCTGAGGATTGTTGCCTCACTCTCATGTCATGCCCGCGCAGGCGGGCATCCATCAGGCGGCGGCGCTTCACACAGGGGAGTGCATGGGTCCCCGCCTGCGCGGGGACGACCTCGTGTAGGTGAGACACTATCCTGAAGAACTGGTATTATTAACCTGTTACTGCCGCGCCTCGAGCGCCTGCTGCTGCGGCAACGTCCACGCCACCCCCTAGAGCCGCGTGAAGTCATTGAAGATCACGAACGCCATGAACGCCAGCAGCAGCACGAAACCAATCTGCTGCACCACCACTCGGACCCGGACCGAGGGTTCTCGGCGGGTGATGCCCTCGTAGAGCAAGAACACCAGGTGCCCGCCGTCGAGCACCGGGATTGGCAGGATGTTGAACACGGCGAGCGCGATCGAAAGGTTGGCGACGAGAAACCAGAACTGCTCCATGCCGGCATCGGCGGCCTGCTTGGTGGCCTGGGCGATCATCACCGGGCCGCCGACGCTCTCGCGCACGTCGTCCTTGCCGGTGAAGAGGCGGCTGATGAGGCGGCCGTAGAGCGAGATCCAGTTCCACGCCTCGGCGCTGCCCGCCACGACGGCCTCGCCGAGCCCGTAGCTCCGCTGCCGGAGCCCGAAGACCGCCTCCAGCATCTCGCCGCCCGGGGGGTACACGCCGAGCACGAACCGCTCTGGCCCGCCGTCCTGGCCGTCGGTGCGGTTGGGCGTCAGCGGCGCTTCGTAGATGGCCTCCCCTGCCCGCGACTCGACCGGCTCTAGGTCCGCGTCCTCGGCGGCGAGCGAGTCGGGACGAGCCCAGCGGACGGCGACGGGCTGGCCCTCCGTCCGCTGGATCAGGTCGGCCATCTGCTCCCAGAACGCGACGGACTCGTCGCCGATGGTGAGGATGCGGTCGCCGCGCTGGAGCCCGGCCTCGGCGGCGGGGCCGCCCGGGACCACGTCGCCGACGAGCGCAGGGAGCGCGGTCACCCCGAACCGGCCCTTCGCCGCGTTGAGGCGCGAGGCGAAGTCCTC encodes the following:
- a CDS encoding FAD-dependent oxidoreductase, which codes for MDLVIIGNGIAGITAARHVRKLDAGARITVISAETDHFYSRTALMYIYMGDMTYTHTKPYEDGFWKKNRIDLLRDYVERVDTDARCLHLRSGGTLRFDKLLLATGSVPRFAGWPGEDARGVQGFYSMQDLDRMEADTAGVQHAVVVGGGLIGVELAEMLHTREIGVTLLVRSDWYLPAALPEEEGRMVNDHIRARGIDLRLKTELAEVLTDDAGRVRAVRTNHGDEVGAQWVGIAIGVAPNIRFLEGSGIETDRGILVDRYMETNVPGVFAAGDCAQHRTPPPERPPLEPLWYAGREQGATAAFGITDRVRPYAPGVFFNSAKFFDLEWQVYGRLQTTLPEHERTLYWQHPTAEKAIRLNYAFAADTSGDGAAVPRLTAVNVMGIRYRHDVCTHWITEGTGIETVLQNLGAANFDPEFTPQHEADFVAQYNRQTGRSLTLKRRRGWRQRLDVLAGS
- a CDS encoding NAD(+)/NADH kinase; amino-acid sequence: MVYGITGNTNKEKLWQPAADLIRWLQSEGLPFCLDRRVAAGLAERGLIASATAGACRTDDLAETSDLVLSFGGDGTLLNAAHQIGTRETPVLGVNIGRLGFLTSAEVAEAEQAIRQIEAGLHEVEEREVLEATVDGRADPPRWALNDFVVAKSGSASMIDVQVHVDGYYLNDYWADGLIVATPTGSTAYSLAAGGPLLAPDSGALVLTPIAPHTLTTRPIVFPGRVEVTLRVTSRAASFLLAHDGTSDLIECPEAGEGGVEITVRQAAHRVRLVRLPGRGYFQTIRDKLSWGQR
- a CDS encoding T9SS type A sorting domain-containing protein, coding for MKTFYLFLFAAAFALAGTSATAQTGTFCFVDNFNYQWEIVVNNNATDLIVGTIDNVYAAGGVVAGGRGQSNTTIRHHVLTAINLDASQGGTDWFVYNGNVAGGSFPFTYSGDWVSSAGTTGGFTGSLTSGPCPLARPGEPVPNGPATAGMTEASRLEAAATAEALGVSVYPNPTPDEARISYTLDEATDVRLVIYDMRGRQIATLAEGTQEAGVHTATFDARDLASGVYVWQLRAGTQLTSGQLSLTR
- a CDS encoding lasso peptide, coding for MKTYSAPKLTEYGDVAAITATLGDPFTGDQSFDVDGNVIEEGLNSINQCPTTEFELCEFNDGGKP
- the rseP gene encoding RIP metalloprotease RseP; the encoded protein is MDLVVTIFQYIFWVGLALGILVFIHELGHFLAAKLFKMRVEQFSIGFPPRIVSKTVGETEYRIGAVPLGGYVKISGMVDESMDTDFADREPEPWEFRAKPVWQRIVVIIAGVVFNIVLAFAIFIGIKWGYGETYIPNDNVEAIYVQDGSLAAEIGLETGDRLVAVNGDPVEAFNPTGGIEALAADRATFTVERAGEPVTVTAPEDFASRLNAAKGRFGVTALPALVGDVVPGGPAAEAGLQRGDRILTIGDESVAFWEQMADLIQRTEGQPVAVRWARPDSLAAEDADLEPVESRAGEAIYEAPLTPNRTDGQDGGPERFVLGVYPPGGEMLEAVFGLRQRSYGLGEAVVAGSAEAWNWISLYGRLISRLFTGKDDVRESVGGPVMIAQATKQAADAGMEQFWFLVANLSIALAVFNILPIPVLDGGHLVFLLYEGITRREPSVRVRVVVQQIGFVLLLAFMAFVIFNDFTRL